The genomic region TCTCCTTAGCCAGGCTGTCCAGACTGACAAGAGGAGTTGGCTCATAATTGGGGAGACTCTGGTGAAACCGATCAATGGCTTCTGTAGAGGTGGGCTCAGGTGAAGTCCATGATTTAGCTTTGGAGTTGAAGTGGACGTGTCGACGAGTGGTCATGATGTTGTTTGTGCTGGGATTCTCCAActgcgatgaagaaggattgATGCGGAGAATTGAGCAGGgaagccaagaacaagactcgatgagaagatgaacgaAGGGGAGATGACAGTGTTGAGATGTTCTAAaagtcttgagaagaagaatttTCGCAACAATTTTATACACATTTTGCAAGAGAATGCGCCCAAGTTAACATTGGTCATGCGCCTTCTGGCGACAGGGCAACCCCCACACAATGAGCAGGTTCATTCATATACTCCATTCAAAGTCGTGGAGTCGTCGCCATGAGATTATTGATGTCTCCCGCAGGACTTGAATCCCAAGACATCTACACTTTTGTTATCAATAGTTCTTTGATGGGACATGGTTCTGTGATGAAGTCGAGTTATCGCATGTTTGGCCGCTGTTCTGATGTAGGCTAGCTTAGGTTGGCTCGTAAGATTATGCAGAAACGGGCATTTCTACACGGAGTACGGTCGTATTTAATCGACTGTGTAGATAACTTCCTGCGTCGTTCCGCATTTCGGTTCTACAGAAAGGTCAAGTGTATTAACCACATTATACGCCGGGCGGAGGTTTTTGAACATGTCTTTATTGAGTCTGGAACAATGAGGTCTGGTTATTGCGGCTGTAAGGGATGGCCAGCCTGGCTTTCATTGTATGTAGTAGCACGTTTTAAGTTCCAGAACCACCGGCAACCACCCTGTAACCAGCAAATGCATTGCGAGGCAGTTAATGCACTTGATCACAGTAAAGAGCAAAAAGGCTTTGAACAATTTATCCAAGACCACTGTATGACTTTCGTTTGGAAACCATCAAAGTCGGTATTAATTAAGGGCAGGTTCAGCGGGGTGAAGCAGTGCAGCGCCTTCTAAGTACCAACCTGTTTTTCCTTCCACAACACCTACTTTCAACTTGACAATGCTGGGCGTGCAAATTGGCGCGATAACGATcgatctctttcttcttggggGATAAACAACAAATGATGACTTGCAATAAAACACCAAAGAATGTCGTTAAGGAAGCCCAAAATAGGCGGTGCGCGCTGTCACTTACATCGCGGCTGTGACTAAGCCCGACATCGCTACAAGCGAAGGCTACGCGTGACGTTATCGCAACTTCTCCCAAAACTCCACTCCAACATAACATCTTCTTCACatgcctcttcatcaacctttTGAAGTCGCTGAGAGGCCACTGCCCTCATCACAGTGTCATAATGGACTTTTCACTGGATGATATTCTATTCACCGGCGGCCAAGATGCTGCGTTGACTCTTCCTTACGACGAGATTGATGACCCAGCCCCTCAATCGCGGAGTCCGTCAAATCCACTTGCTGAAGGAGCGAATATCGACACCATGCTACAGACCATCAACCCTCAAGAGGCGTTCAACATTCAAAACACCGAGATCCCGGATTTTCAGATTGATTGGAATGCCGATTTTCAGCAGGCTAAAGCGGCGTCCGAGGCTCCCGCAGACGATCTCAATCAggacttttcttttctcaatcAACCGGCCACAGATTGGGGCATTCCAGCGCCGTTGCCAGCTTCCAATGATCCTGTCAAAATGCCCATGACCACAATTGAGGAATTCTTTGTCAAGAATGGAGCATCATATCCCCCTGTGCCATGCACCAACTGTCGTCGAACCCGTTTGCAGTGTCTGATCTTGCAAACTACCGTAGCGAACCCGAACCCTACCAAGAGCTGTTCGAGCTGTGTCGCCTTGTTCCGCGAATGCAGCCTGGCagggcagaagaagaggaaaccCTCGGAATTCGAGACGTCAGAGCCTGTCATTGGTCGCCTCCACGGGGTTAGCGAGCACAGCATCCTAGGAGTACCTGCGACAGTTGATGAAGGTCAATCATCGCAGAGCCTTACAATGGCAGCACTGTCGGGCAAAAGAGCGAATACTCGATCAGTGCGAAAGACGAGGGTGCTGCGAAATTGGTACCTTTCCAATCTGGACCATCCCTACCCatcagaggaagagaaagctaGTCTTTCTCAGCAGTCAGGATTGAGCAAGAGTCAAGTAGTCAATTGGTTTGCCAATACTAGACGACGCCACCGACTCTCCTCGACTTACTCTGCGTCGCCTGGCCGGGGTCGTCAAGGATTTGCACCAGGATCCCCCATGCCGCATTACCTCCGCAAAAACATGTCACCCTTGGATCGCTGGAAAAATTCTCCGCCCGATGAGGAGCCAGCTTCAGCGACGGCGATTCAAAATGCCCTGGCTGCTCAGTCAAGTGGACATAGTTCGCTGGATAGCGACGCGGCGGCATCTGATGGACCAGGGTCATCTGCGAGCAATGACTCTCTCTGGCTTTCTAATCTTCAAGAGGCCTCGTCCAattcagcatcttcttgttACTCGTATCGCTCAAGGGATGCGGTATTCTTCTCGCGCTCTGGTAGTAGTTCAGTGGTAGAAGGACCTTCCATATCTAGGACTGCATCCTCGAGGTCACGAACAAAGAAGCTCGTCGCGTTCCAATGTACATTTTGCGGACAAAGCTTCAAGAAAAAGTATGACTGGGTTCGTCATGAACGGTCAATTCATCTCCCAGGTCTCGACTCATGGATTTGCGCATTGCCTGTCACGCCAGATCAATCATTCTTAGTCTGGCGCATGAGTGAAGGTGGCCCGCAATGCCTTTTCTGCGGCGAGAACTCACCCAGCGACGAGCACATTCAAGCTCACGAATTCGACACCTGTGCCGAACGCCCTGTTTCAGAGCGCAAGTTTACACGCAAAGACCACCTCTGGCAGCACCTTCACAAGTTTCATGGCTGTCGCAAGTGGGATGGCTGGAAACCGGATCTGAGTCTGCTACAACACCGACAAGATATGATAAGAAGCAAATGCGGTTTCTGTCAAGTCATGATGGACAGCTGGGGAGAACGAATAGATCACATCGCTGCTCACTTCCGATCCGGTTTGACGATGGAGCAATGGGTTGGAGGATCCGGGATCCACGACCCCGGCGATATGGGTACCGAAGGCCGGTAGATGAGCCGCTCTTGGAGGTGGATACAGACACGACACGGGAGATGTCACTGACCCGGCATCGGTACGGAAGAATGGAGACAATCGGGGGAACCGATGCAGCCCTGTTTCGACACGTGGGAACCTTGTCCTAGTGATTCCACTGCCGGCTAACGACGGTTAAGTCCAGAAGGCCCGTAGAAGCATTGTTCAATTAATTCAACATTCGAAACCGTTAAGCGAAATGCGAAAGCCTCAAGAGCAACTTGTTCGCACGATCAAGAGTTCAGCTTAAGTTCAAGAAACCAATACTGAGTGACTCGAGTCCCTCGTACTCCAGCACCCCTGTGCCATTGTGGGGAATCATGAAGTTGTGGCAAATGTCAAACTCTCTTTGACAAGTGACAAGTGACAACAGACACGCGCGCAAGAACAGTGGACATGTGAAATCCGGAGTTCGGATGGCAGCGTCTCATTTGACAGCCCCTGGTCCGACTCTCCATGACTTGTCAGAGTCTCGACCATCCCTTGCTCACGCGAGCCGAGACCGTTGATTCCTGCTTATTTACGGCGGCCTTACCTTTTTGGATAAATTGGGCAACAAGCCGAATGTCACGTACGTATGCGGGGATTCTTCTCTGTTGTTCTTTTCCGTCGGTACTCCTTTTTaacttgtttcttctttttttcttctctcacatttcatttccttcttttatttttttgTGTAACTTTGTTGTGTCTTGCTTCACGTGTCCGTCGCCAGCCCAAGCCtacatcttcagcttcttcattCGCACAACCGCATTACTCTCTACAAGTCAGTAAAAACAAATCCTTCAAATCAGTTACCATGATCATCACTCGCGCCctctccatcaccaactttGTCATTGCTGGCTCGGCACTCAGCTTCCAGGTGGGTGTCCTATACCCATGGCACAAGCAGCTTGACGATGGATtcgaggagctcaagaaggagcaCTTGCGCGTCCTGCAAGCCGTCGAGTCGAGGGTACAGCAAACACGAGACGCCGCTGTTCTAGAAGAGAGCCGTAACAGCGTTCGCGGCTTGCTCGGCAACCTTGTCGCATGGAAGGCCTGAGCGTGACCGACTTCGGGGGCAgcgcagcaacaacaagacaCAACAAAATACCCAGCACGAGGCAGATAAAATCCACACATacacagaagaagaaatacCACTAGCGGCGTCTATTTAATTCGACAAAGACCAAATTTCCTACTACTCATGGCGTTCTTCCCACATTATTTTCTCGGCGTTCAAATCTTCGGCCCGGGTGGGGCCGGCAACGGTCACGATCCGGGTGGTCACGTGTATCCCTGAAACCCCTCTTCCGGATTTCAACGGTTTCACCCGATCGGGAGTTTCCTTCGGTGccattaccttaccttagaCGGGCGCACGGGGATAATCAGTCAGTTACAACGCGGGAAAGACATATATATTTGATCTGCTTAGACTATTTATAGCTCGCATTTAGTTTATGGTGTTTGCTAAATGATactcttttttcttcctaGAAGACTGCTGTCTCGTCGCCTTTGTGCTCGGTTCAATTGCCGTCGTGATGG from Fusarium fujikuroi IMI 58289 draft genome, chromosome FFUJ_chr04 harbors:
- a CDS encoding uncharacterized protein (reviewed:yes 1), yielding MIITRALSITNFVIAGSALSFQVGVLYPWHKQLDDGFEELKKEHLRVLQAVESRVQQTRDAAVLEESRNSVRGLLGNLVAWKA